Genomic segment of Archangium lipolyticum:
GAAGATCCCCGCCGGCGTCCAGACGGGCTCTAAAATCCGGCTGGCCGGCCAGGGCGCCGCGGGCACGCACGGCGGCCCTCCCGGGGACCTCTACATCGAGACGCAGGTGACGGAGCACCCCCTGGTGCGCCGCGAGGGGGACGACCTCTACCTGGACCTGCCCGTCACCGTGACCGAGGCCATGCTGGGCGCCGAGGTGCGCGTGCCCACCTTCCAGGGCGAGGTCACCGTCAAGGTGCCCCCGGGCTCCCAGTCGGGCCGCCGCATGCGGCTGCGCGGCCGGGGGGCTCCCTCGCTCAAGGGGGGGCCCTCGGGTGATCTCTACCTCACACTCCAGGTGAAGGTGCCCGAACACCCCTCCTCCGAGGCCCGAAAGGCCGCCGAGGCGCTCGCCAGCGCATACCAGACGGATGTCCGGGGGTCCTTGCAGTTGTGAATCGATGGCCAGCCCCTGGCCAACCAAGCTTCTTGCGTTAGCTTGCGCCGCGTCCTACACGGCGCCCAAGAACTCGCAGCACCCCTCGGAGCATCCGCATCATGGGCATCTTCGATTTCCTCGGTGGCTCCGGCCCCGAGAAGGCTCTCAAGCTCAAGTCCAAGGTGACCCAGAAGTATGGGGACCCCACGACCCGTCAGAAGGCCCTCCAGCAGCTCGGGGAGATGAAGATCCCCGAGGCCGTCAGCGTCCTGCTCCACCGCTACAACATCACCGTGGAGCCCCTCACCACGGACGCCGACGAGAAGGAGCACGTCTTCGAGCTCGTCAAGGGCTTCGGCCAGGACGCGGTGGCCCCCACCACCGAGTTCCTCCGCAAGAACGAGCAGGCCACCTCCTGGGCCCTGCGCGTGCTGGAGGCCCTCCTGCCCGAGGGCGAGGTCATCGGCATCGTCGTGGACGCGCTCGGCGCCCTGAGCACCCAGTACATGCGCAACCCCGAGAAGAAGGTCGTCCTGCTCCACTACGTCACCGGCAAGCAGGACCCGCGCATCCCCGCCGTGGTGCTGCCCCACCTCGATGACATGGCCGACGAGGTGAAGATCGCCGCCCTCAAGGCGCTCGGCCCCCTGAAGCACGAGCCGGCCCGCGAGCCCATCCTCCACGTCCTGACCGCCGGGGACTCCGGCCGCCGCGTGCAGGTGGCCGCCATCGAGGCGCTCCTGGAGAGCGGCTTCAACGTGCAGAGCCACCGCGAGAAGGTGGAGTCGGTCATCTCCGAGCCCTTCTTCGTCGACGGCTCCGGCGTGGTGAAGCGCCGCGCCTGAGCCTCGTGTCTGGCACCTGACGGGTCGGGCAGCTTGCTCCCTCCCCGTTATGTCCTCCATCGGACAGCGCAATTGTCCTGCGGTCGTCCCTGTTCCGACGGAGGGCCAGGGGAGGGTTTCCACCCCGGCTCCGGGTGGCGCAGGATCGCCTCGAGAGGTGATCGCGTCGCCCCCTGGTTGCCGAGGTAGCTCCGTGCCGAAGAAGAAGGTTCCGCATCTCGCAGAGATCGTCACCCTGCGCCCCGAGGTGAAGAAGTCCCCCCGGCGCGCCACCAAGCCCCAGCCTCCCGTCGAGGCCGAGGACGCCGAGCGCGCCCTGGTGGAGATGGCCCAGCACATCACCTCCAGCGCCGGTCCCACCGAGGCCCTGCGCTCGCAGCTGCAGATCATCCACGGGCTGATGCAGGCCAAGGCCTGCTACGTGGCGCGCTTCCTCCCCTCGCGCAACCAGCTCCATGTCGAGCACGTGCGCGGCCGCTACGACGAGCGCATCACCGCCGCCACTCCCGAGGAGGGGCTCGTGGGCCGCGCCTTCGCCGAGAAGGCCATCCTCCGTGACGAGGAGTCCGTCGCCGTGCCGCTCGAGAGCCCCCAGGGCGTCAGCGGCGTGCTGGCCCTCATCGCCCCGCGCCGCTCCGCCTCGGACTCCCTGCTGATGGCCCTGGCCGGCCAGCTCTCCGCCTCCTACGAGGTGGCCCGCCTGCGCGACGACAGCGCCCGGCGCAACAAGGACCTGCAGACGGCCATCGCAGGCCTCAAGGCCCTCGAGCAGAGCCGCGACGAGCTGCTCGGCAACGTCTCGCACGACCTGAAGAACCCCCTCACCACCATCAAGGCCTACCTGGCCATGATGGGCCGCGAGAAGCTCGGACCCATCGCCGACGCCCAGCGCCGCGCGGTCCAGGTGTGCGACCGCAGCGCGGACCGCATGCTGCGCATGGTGAATGATCTGCTGCTCATGTCCCGCCTCCAGGCCGGCAAGATGCAGCTCAACCAGCGCCCCTTCGGGCTCAAGTCCGTGGCCGAGGAGGTCGTCCGCAACCTCACGCCCCTGGCCGAGCAGTCCAAGGTGCGGCTCGACCTGCCCCCCTCCGGCGAGGTCTTCGTCCGCGGCGACCGCGAGCGCATCGCCGAGGCCATCCAGAACCTCGTGGAGGCCGGCATCCACCGCTGCGAGGAAGAGGACAGCGTGGAGCTGCGCGTCTCCGTCGATGACGGGCTCGCCCTGCTCACCGTGAAGGACTCCGGGCCGGGCATCGGCGCCGAGGACCTGGAGCACGTCTTCGATCCCTTCCACCGGCCCCAGGGCAGCCGCGGCGGTCCGGGACGCAGCCTCGGCCTGCCGCTGGTGGCGAAGATCCTCGCGCTCCATGGCGGCCGCGTGGAAGCCTCCAGCACCCTGGGTGAAGGCACCAGCTTCCAGATGGTGCTGCCCATGTTCGCCGGCGCCGTCAGCTCGCCCGACGCGGCCCAGGCGGGGCCTCGCGCCGGTGGCATCCTCCTCGTCGAGGACGACGCCGACTGCCGCGAGGTGCTCCAGCAGGTGCTCGAGCAGGAGGGGTACCGGGTCATGTCCACCTCCGGCGCCGCCGAGGCCCGCTCCATCCTCTCCCACATCCGGCCGGCCATGGTGCTGCTCGACCTGCGGCTGAGCGAGGACGATGGGCGCTCCGTGCTGCGCTTCATCCGCGGCACCGAGTCCCTCGCCGACGTGGCCGTCTACATCATCTCCGGCGCCAGCGAGGTCTCCAGCCTCGGCGCGGGCCAGGGTTTGGACCGCATCGACGGATTTTTCGAGAAACCACTGCAATTGCCACGGCTGCTGGACACCGTGGCCGCCGTGGTCCGTCCAAGCCGCCGCAACCCGGCGGTCACCTGAAAGGCACTCCCGGCGCGGTGCGTTGACAGAAGGTGCGCGGATTATCGCCGGGTTTCGCTTAGTATCCGCGCGATCCAATGAGTCCTTCCGTCTATTCCCGCTATCGGACTGCCTTCGTCGAGGCGCTCGCCCAGAACCTGGGCGTGCCCGCCTCCGAGATCGATTCGCAGATCAAGCCAGCGGACCCGGCTCATGGGGACTTCTCCTTCCCTACCTTCCCCCTGGCCAAGGCCCA
This window contains:
- a CDS encoding HEAT repeat domain-containing protein; translation: MGIFDFLGGSGPEKALKLKSKVTQKYGDPTTRQKALQQLGEMKIPEAVSVLLHRYNITVEPLTTDADEKEHVFELVKGFGQDAVAPTTEFLRKNEQATSWALRVLEALLPEGEVIGIVVDALGALSTQYMRNPEKKVVLLHYVTGKQDPRIPAVVLPHLDDMADEVKIAALKALGPLKHEPAREPILHVLTAGDSGRRVQVAAIEALLESGFNVQSHREKVESVISEPFFVDGSGVVKRRA
- a CDS encoding hybrid sensor histidine kinase/response regulator; its protein translation is MPKKKVPHLAEIVTLRPEVKKSPRRATKPQPPVEAEDAERALVEMAQHITSSAGPTEALRSQLQIIHGLMQAKACYVARFLPSRNQLHVEHVRGRYDERITAATPEEGLVGRAFAEKAILRDEESVAVPLESPQGVSGVLALIAPRRSASDSLLMALAGQLSASYEVARLRDDSARRNKDLQTAIAGLKALEQSRDELLGNVSHDLKNPLTTIKAYLAMMGREKLGPIADAQRRAVQVCDRSADRMLRMVNDLLLMSRLQAGKMQLNQRPFGLKSVAEEVVRNLTPLAEQSKVRLDLPPSGEVFVRGDRERIAEAIQNLVEAGIHRCEEEDSVELRVSVDDGLALLTVKDSGPGIGAEDLEHVFDPFHRPQGSRGGPGRSLGLPLVAKILALHGGRVEASSTLGEGTSFQMVLPMFAGAVSSPDAAQAGPRAGGILLVEDDADCREVLQQVLEQEGYRVMSTSGAAEARSILSHIRPAMVLLDLRLSEDDGRSVLRFIRGTESLADVAVYIISGASEVSSLGAGQGLDRIDGFFEKPLQLPRLLDTVAAVVRPSRRNPAVT